Proteins found in one Corynebacterium sanguinis genomic segment:
- the rpmA gene encoding 50S ribosomal protein L27 yields the protein MAHKKGASSSSNGRDSESKRLGVKRFGGQQVKAGEILVRQRGTKFHPGDNVGRGGDDTLFALTAGAVQFGIKRNRRIVNIVPADGQGVASEVLEAAEAAGVVEEGTVDEVTATA from the coding sequence ATGGCACACAAGAAGGGTGCATCCAGCTCCTCGAACGGTCGTGACTCTGAGTCGAAGCGCCTCGGCGTGAAGCGCTTCGGCGGTCAGCAGGTCAAGGCCGGCGAGATCCTCGTCCGCCAGCGCGGCACCAAGTTCCACCCGGGCGACAACGTCGGCCGCGGCGGCGACGACACGCTGTTCGCTCTCACCGCTGGCGCAGTCCAGTTCGGCATCAAGCGCAACCGTCGCATCGTCAACATCGTCCCGGCCGACGGCCAGGGCGTTGCCTCCGAGGTCCTCGAGGCCGCTGAGGCAGCAGGCGTTGTCGAGGAAGGCACCGTCGACGAGGTCACCGCGACCGCCTAA
- the ndk gene encoding nucleoside-diphosphate kinase has protein sequence MTERTLILIKPDGVTNGHVGEIITRIERKGLKLVELDLRTADRETAEKHYAEHSDKPFFGELVDFITSAPLVAGIVEGESAIAAWRQLAGGTHPVEKATPGTIRGDFALSVAENVVHGSDSVESAEREIAIWFPNK, from the coding sequence ATGACTGAACGCACTCTCATCCTTATCAAGCCGGACGGCGTTACCAATGGGCACGTCGGCGAAATCATCACCCGCATCGAGCGCAAGGGCCTGAAGCTCGTCGAGCTCGACCTGCGCACCGCGGACCGCGAGACCGCGGAGAAGCACTACGCCGAGCACTCCGATAAGCCGTTCTTCGGCGAGCTCGTGGACTTCATCACGTCCGCTCCGCTTGTGGCCGGCATCGTCGAGGGTGAGTCCGCCATCGCCGCGTGGCGCCAGCTCGCCGGTGGTACCCACCCGGTGGAGAAGGCCACCCCGGGCACGATCCGCGGCGACTTCGCTCTCAGCGTCGCCGAGAACGTCGTCCACGGCTCCGACTCGGTGGAGTCCGCCGAGCGCGAGATCGCCATCTGGTTCCCGAACAAGTAG
- the rplU gene encoding 50S ribosomal protein L21 has protein sequence MYAIVKTGGKQYKVAEGDLVRVEKLEGEAGDKVALTPVLLVDGADVTSGPDALAKVNVEAEIVEHGKGKKIDILKYKNKTGYKVRQGHRQPQTTVKITGIK, from the coding sequence ATGTACGCGATCGTCAAGACCGGCGGCAAGCAGTACAAGGTTGCCGAGGGCGACCTGGTCCGGGTCGAGAAGCTCGAGGGTGAAGCAGGCGACAAGGTTGCACTCACCCCGGTTCTTCTCGTCGATGGAGCAGACGTCACCTCCGGCCCGGATGCACTTGCCAAGGTAAACGTTGAGGCCGAGATCGTCGAGCACGGTAAGGGCAAGAAGATCGACATCCTCAAGTACAAGAATAAGACCGGCTACAAGGTTCGTCAGGGCCACCGTCAGCCGCAGACCACCGTCAAGATCACCGGCATCAAGTAG
- a CDS encoding alkaline phosphatase D family protein, with the protein MSSQSFPRRSFIVGSGVAAASVAAAPYASAQLSSDLSSAAQGSSIASGRVLPGAPESEYSHFMHGVASGDPTPVSVILWTRVTVSPEATPGSGVGEAATVGWEVATAPDFDTVVRSGSVTTRADVDHTVHVDPNGLQPGTVYFYRFSYNGVYSAVGRTKTAPAYEATVDQVNFALASCANWEAGYFAAYRDMAERAERDEFDAVVFLGDYIYEYETGGYVGKSGTSRVHTPHNETITLTDYRARHGRYKQDLALQRAHAAAPWIVIWDDHETANNSWRDGAENHTAGTEGPWLERRNAGQQAYFEWLPVRATRPSEGGHIYRNLQFGSLVNLTIMDLRTYRDEEPSRFAATAEGREMLGSEQFDWLSSVVRNSNTTWNVMGNSVMIAPLTLGAMAETSSEASMVNRLIEDFSTLVAGIPMNPDQWDGYAWARNRLFDELAADDANVLFLTGDIHTEWANSIVHNGQEIGCELVTSSISAANVGDTVTTYTKVYHPENNPVSLLAEDFLRKLNPAVKHVDLDAHGYAVARIRPTEVGMEFYRVADYENPESPVGVAATYTWRAGVGYV; encoded by the coding sequence ATGTCTTCGCAGTCTTTCCCCCGCCGTTCCTTCATCGTCGGCTCCGGCGTTGCCGCCGCAAGCGTCGCCGCCGCCCCGTACGCCTCCGCGCAGCTCTCCTCGGATCTGTCCTCGGCAGCCCAGGGCTCGTCGATCGCCAGCGGCCGCGTCCTGCCTGGCGCGCCCGAGTCCGAATACTCGCACTTCATGCACGGTGTCGCCTCGGGCGACCCGACGCCGGTGTCGGTGATCCTGTGGACGCGCGTGACCGTCAGCCCGGAAGCCACCCCGGGCTCCGGCGTTGGCGAGGCCGCGACCGTCGGCTGGGAGGTCGCGACTGCACCGGATTTCGACACCGTGGTGCGCTCTGGCAGCGTGACCACGAGGGCGGACGTCGACCACACCGTCCACGTCGACCCCAACGGTTTGCAGCCGGGCACCGTGTACTTCTACCGGTTTAGCTACAACGGTGTGTACTCGGCGGTCGGCCGCACCAAGACCGCCCCAGCGTATGAGGCCACGGTGGATCAGGTGAACTTCGCGCTGGCCTCGTGCGCAAACTGGGAGGCGGGCTACTTCGCCGCCTACCGCGACATGGCCGAGCGCGCCGAGCGCGACGAGTTCGACGCAGTCGTGTTCCTGGGCGATTACATCTACGAGTACGAGACCGGCGGCTACGTCGGCAAAAGCGGCACCTCGCGCGTGCACACCCCGCACAATGAGACCATCACGCTGACGGACTACCGAGCCCGTCACGGCCGCTACAAGCAGGATCTCGCGCTGCAGCGCGCGCACGCGGCGGCGCCGTGGATTGTCATCTGGGATGACCACGAGACGGCCAACAACTCGTGGCGCGACGGCGCGGAAAACCACACGGCGGGCACGGAGGGGCCGTGGTTGGAGCGTCGAAACGCGGGCCAGCAGGCTTACTTCGAGTGGCTGCCGGTGCGCGCCACGCGCCCGTCCGAAGGCGGCCACATCTACCGCAACCTGCAGTTCGGCAGCCTGGTCAACCTGACAATCATGGATCTGCGCACTTACCGCGACGAGGAGCCCTCCCGCTTTGCCGCCACTGCCGAGGGCCGCGAGATGCTCGGCTCGGAGCAGTTCGACTGGCTCTCTTCCGTGGTGCGCAACTCCAACACCACCTGGAACGTGATGGGCAACTCGGTGATGATTGCCCCGCTGACCCTCGGCGCGATGGCGGAGACCAGCTCCGAGGCGTCCATGGTCAACCGCCTCATCGAGGACTTCTCCACCCTGGTTGCGGGCATTCCGATGAACCCGGACCAGTGGGACGGCTACGCTTGGGCCCGCAACCGACTTTTTGACGAGCTCGCCGCCGACGACGCCAACGTGCTCTTCCTCACCGGCGACATTCACACCGAGTGGGCGAACTCGATCGTGCACAACGGACAGGAGATTGGTTGTGAGCTGGTGACGTCGTCGATTAGCGCGGCGAACGTCGGCGACACGGTGACCACCTACACCAAGGTTTACCACCCGGAAAACAACCCGGTCTCCCTGCTCGCGGAGGATTTCCTGCGCAAGCTCAACCCGGCTGTGAAGCACGTGGACCTTGACGCCCACGGCTACGCCGTCGCGCGCATCCGCCCGACGGAGGTCGGCATGGAGTTCTACCGCGTGGCGGACTACGAAAACCCGGAGTCCCCGGTCGGGGTGGCAGCGACGTACACCTGGCGCGCCGGCGTCGGCTACGTCTAA
- a CDS encoding acyl-CoA dehydrogenase family protein, which produces MSDTTEFKPFQGIPLDPRTDYYRVFEDIEGEDLEWWKKARDFCEFARPFVNDAWEKAEYNIPGAEEAARRGLIRDGIDIEGQPAMSIRAKRIIGMEASRLDASTATAFGVQAGLAMQSINSFGTDEQKAKYLGPMSRMEIRGAFALTEPDHGSDSIALETTAVRDGDDWVINGEKKWIGHGSVGHITVVYARMEDGKVGAFIVDQDQEGYEATTITGKGSLRGIPQAEIKLNNVRVSDDRRLPGCKSFRDTAQVLMSTRIGVAWSALGLAIDCYEKALKYASERHQFGRPLIKNQIIQQRLADMLMDVTGMALYCKRLLELEESGEVTEQQAALAKVHNTRAARRVAANARDMFGGVGILLENDVIRHFTDIETLHTYEGTDTMQSLIVGKSITGVGAFTS; this is translated from the coding sequence GTGTCAGACACCACCGAGTTCAAGCCGTTCCAAGGCATCCCGCTCGACCCCCGCACCGACTACTACCGCGTCTTCGAGGACATCGAGGGCGAGGACCTCGAATGGTGGAAGAAGGCTCGCGACTTCTGCGAGTTCGCCCGCCCCTTCGTCAACGACGCGTGGGAGAAGGCCGAGTACAACATCCCCGGCGCTGAGGAAGCAGCACGTCGCGGCCTGATCCGCGACGGCATCGACATCGAGGGCCAGCCCGCGATGAGCATCCGCGCAAAGCGCATAATCGGCATGGAGGCCTCGCGTCTCGACGCCTCCACCGCCACCGCATTCGGTGTCCAGGCTGGTCTGGCCATGCAGTCAATCAACTCGTTCGGCACCGACGAGCAGAAGGCCAAGTACCTCGGCCCGATGTCGCGCATGGAGATCCGCGGCGCGTTCGCCCTGACCGAGCCGGATCACGGCTCCGACTCCATCGCCCTGGAGACCACCGCCGTCCGCGACGGTGACGACTGGGTCATCAACGGCGAGAAGAAGTGGATCGGCCACGGCTCCGTCGGCCACATCACCGTGGTCTACGCCCGCATGGAAGACGGCAAGGTCGGCGCCTTCATCGTCGACCAGGACCAGGAGGGCTACGAGGCCACCACGATCACCGGCAAGGGTTCCCTGCGCGGTATCCCCCAGGCTGAGATCAAGCTCAACAACGTGCGCGTTTCCGACGACCGCCGCCTGCCGGGCTGCAAGTCCTTCCGCGACACCGCACAGGTGCTCATGAGCACCCGCATCGGCGTGGCCTGGAGCGCCCTCGGCCTGGCCATCGACTGCTACGAGAAGGCCCTGAAGTACGCCTCCGAGCGCCACCAGTTCGGCCGCCCGCTGATCAAGAACCAGATCATCCAGCAGCGCCTCGCTGACATGCTGATGGATGTCACCGGCATGGCTCTGTACTGCAAGCGCCTGCTTGAGCTGGAGGAGTCCGGCGAGGTCACCGAGCAGCAGGCCGCCCTGGCCAAGGTGCACAACACGCGCGCCGCTCGCCGCGTTGCCGCCAACGCGCGCGACATGTTCGGCGGCGTGGGCATCCTGCTCGAAAACGACGTGATCCGCCACTTCACCGACATTGAGACCCTGCACACCTACGAGGGCACGGACACCATGCAGTCGCTTATCGTGGGCAAGTCCATCACCGGCGTCGGCGCGTTCACCAGCTAA
- a CDS encoding AMP-binding protein — protein sequence MAQATYADGIISSPFPDLEIPNKDIYSLIFDDLSEEDAALPAMTEVTTGASVTYGELKQRSDAIAGDLHARGIGVGDTVTLQVPNSINFAIALLGAAKVGACVSPVGMLMNQSDVAHIIEASNSSLFIGPTNMESIPQIFSMELADVVARGQEAPEVDVDPESLAALPFSSGTTGFPKGVMLTHRNLAANIVQSNFMLAENGITHGVKILAVLPFSHIYGFTIILLGPLLDRMHLFTMPKFDQQQFLSAHEEHGIQLTFIAPPMAVMLAKEPSIRVEGFSSLELVMCGAAPLSEATLSEVEKRLDTRVIQGWGMTEASPLVTSCKHGVSAGASVGMPIPNTELRLVDADTLADVAPTERGEVLVRGPQVMKGYINNPKANAETLIDGGWLRTGDIAYFNEQMDLIIVDRAKEVIKYKGYQVAPAELEAVLLTHPGIKDVGVVGVERDGLEIPRAFVVKQADAELTAEEIMDWVAERVTPYKKVRAVDFIDEIPKNPSGKILRRALREID from the coding sequence ATGGCCCAAGCCACATACGCTGATGGCATTATCAGCAGCCCGTTCCCCGACCTCGAGATTCCCAACAAGGACATCTACTCGCTCATCTTCGATGATCTGAGCGAGGAAGACGCAGCCCTTCCTGCGATGACCGAGGTCACCACCGGCGCCAGCGTCACCTACGGCGAGCTGAAGCAGCGTTCCGACGCCATCGCCGGCGACCTGCACGCCCGCGGCATCGGCGTCGGTGACACCGTGACACTGCAGGTCCCGAACTCGATCAACTTCGCAATCGCACTGCTCGGTGCGGCGAAGGTAGGCGCCTGCGTCAGCCCGGTCGGGATGCTGATGAACCAGTCGGATGTCGCGCACATCATTGAGGCGTCGAACTCTTCCCTGTTCATTGGCCCGACGAACATGGAGTCCATCCCGCAGATCTTCTCGATGGAGCTCGCAGACGTCGTCGCACGCGGGCAGGAAGCACCCGAGGTCGACGTCGATCCGGAGTCCCTCGCCGCGCTGCCCTTCTCGTCCGGCACAACGGGCTTTCCCAAGGGCGTGATGCTCACGCACCGCAACTTGGCCGCGAACATCGTGCAATCGAACTTCATGCTCGCCGAAAACGGCATCACCCACGGCGTGAAGATCCTGGCTGTGCTGCCGTTCTCCCACATCTACGGGTTCACGATCATTCTGCTTGGCCCGCTGCTTGACCGGATGCACCTGTTCACCATGCCGAAGTTCGACCAGCAGCAGTTCCTCAGCGCGCACGAGGAGCACGGTATCCAGCTGACGTTCATCGCCCCGCCGATGGCGGTGATGCTGGCCAAGGAGCCGTCGATACGCGTTGAAGGCTTCAGCTCCCTCGAACTCGTCATGTGCGGCGCCGCGCCGCTGAGCGAGGCGACCCTCAGCGAGGTGGAAAAGCGCCTAGACACGCGCGTCATTCAGGGCTGGGGCATGACCGAGGCCTCGCCGCTCGTGACATCGTGCAAGCACGGGGTCAGCGCGGGTGCGAGCGTCGGCATGCCGATTCCGAACACCGAGCTTCGCCTTGTCGACGCCGACACGCTTGCCGACGTCGCCCCCACCGAGCGCGGCGAAGTCCTCGTCCGCGGCCCCCAGGTGATGAAGGGCTACATCAACAACCCCAAGGCAAACGCCGAAACGCTTATCGACGGCGGCTGGTTGCGCACCGGAGACATCGCCTACTTCAACGAGCAGATGGACCTGATCATCGTCGACCGCGCCAAGGAAGTGATCAAGTACAAGGGCTACCAGGTTGCCCCGGCCGAGCTCGAAGCCGTGCTGCTGACCCACCCCGGCATCAAGGACGTCGGCGTCGTCGGCGTTGAGCGTGATGGGCTGGAAATCCCGCGCGCGTTCGTCGTCAAGCAAGCGGACGCGGAACTGACCGCCGAGGAAATCATGGACTGGGTCGCCGAGCGCGTCACCCCTTACAAGAAGGTGCGCGCCGTCGACTTCATCGACGAGATCCCGAAGAACCCCTCCGGCAAAATCCTGCGCCGTGCGCTGCGCGAAATCGACTAG
- a CDS encoding acyl-CoA dehydrogenase family protein: MTESAAKHHLLDARADYYQVFADVDGDDLEWWRAARDYAQWVYPQVNEAWEKAEYNIPAIEEAARRGLIRDGIDIEGERPMSIRANRLVALELARCDASTATAVIVQAGLAMQSINSLGSEEQKKKYLGPMARMEIRGAFALTEPDHGSDSVALETTAKRDGDDWVINGEKKWIGHGSVGHIAIVWARKDDGEVGGFIVDQDAPGYHAKTIEGKASLRGIPQAHITLNDVRVPDDRRLPGARTFRDTAAVLGGTRLGVAWSALGMAIDCYEKALKYASERHQFGRPLIKNQIIQQRLADMLMDVTGMALYCKRLLDLEEAGTLNEKQAALAKVHNTRGARRVAANARDMFGGVGILLENDVIRHFADIEALHTYEGTDTIQSLIVGKTITGVSAYR; this comes from the coding sequence ATGACTGAATCCGCAGCTAAGCACCATCTTCTCGACGCCCGCGCCGACTACTACCAGGTATTCGCCGACGTCGACGGCGACGACCTCGAGTGGTGGCGCGCAGCCCGCGACTACGCGCAGTGGGTTTACCCGCAGGTCAACGAGGCTTGGGAGAAAGCCGAGTACAACATCCCCGCCATCGAGGAGGCGGCGCGACGCGGTCTGATCCGCGACGGCATTGACATCGAGGGCGAGCGCCCCATGTCGATCCGCGCGAACCGCCTCGTGGCGTTGGAGCTGGCCCGGTGTGACGCGTCGACGGCGACGGCAGTGATCGTCCAGGCTGGCCTGGCGATGCAGTCGATCAACAGCCTCGGCTCTGAGGAGCAGAAGAAGAAGTACCTCGGCCCGATGGCGCGCATGGAGATCCGCGGCGCGTTCGCGTTGACTGAGCCGGATCACGGCTCCGACTCTGTGGCTCTGGAGACGACTGCGAAGCGCGACGGCGACGACTGGGTCATCAACGGCGAAAAGAAGTGGATCGGCCACGGCTCCGTCGGACACATCGCGATCGTCTGGGCGCGTAAGGACGACGGCGAGGTCGGCGGCTTCATAGTCGACCAGGACGCCCCCGGCTACCACGCAAAAACGATCGAGGGCAAGGCGTCGCTGCGCGGAATCCCCCAGGCACACATCACGCTTAACGACGTCCGCGTGCCCGACGACCGCCGCCTCCCCGGCGCCCGCACGTTCCGCGACACCGCCGCGGTGCTGGGTGGAACGCGTTTGGGCGTGGCCTGGAGCGCCCTTGGCATGGCGATCGACTGCTACGAGAAGGCGTTAAAGTACGCCTCCGAGCGTCACCAGTTCGGCCGGCCGCTGATCAAAAACCAGATCATCCAGCAGCGCCTGGCAGACATGCTCATGGATGTCACCGGCATGGCCCTGTACTGCAAGCGCCTGCTCGATCTCGAAGAAGCCGGCACGCTTAACGAAAAGCAAGCTGCGCTCGCGAAGGTGCACAACACGCGTGGTGCGCGACGCGTAGCCGCCAACGCGCGCGACATGTTCGGCGGCGTCGGCATCCTGCTCGAAAACGACGTGATCAGGCACTTCGCCGATATCGAAGCACTGCACACCTACGAAGGCACCGACACGATCCAGTCTCTGATCGTTGGCAAGACGATCACCGGGGTTAGTGCTTACCGGTAG
- a CDS encoding translation initiation factor IF-2 N-terminal domain-containing protein, with the protein MATDDNSTLSDTQRKAAEFDRSQLSDKTRVFQLAKLLGVPSKEVIVALTEMGLVKVAQSSLSRAESEKLLDALSEPAPAHLDAASDDAAAEADEKIRKRVRKDVENEIRQIEEKVDKELVATESEEPTDSDALLDPEDIEGSDELLTDVEPEVTPAPESTEAPAYVPIFKAPSRAERRRAKRASTSDEGETVSAAAEDRDEDSQVEVIDEPKAIRGSSRLEAQRRRRTEKREEERKRSKIVSQAEFLARRESVERTMVVRERARRSGHGTITQVGVLEDGVLAEHFVTSDQNASMIGNIYLGRVQNVLPSMEAAFIDIGQGRNGVLYAGEVDWKAAGLGGRSRRIEQALKSGDQVVVQVSKDPVGHKGARLTTQISLAGRYLVYVPGGRSAGISRKLPAPERKRLKEILAKVVPGKGGAIIRTAAEGVPEEAIAADVTRLHNQWETIQEQAQREKSSKGAKPVTLYEEPNLLVKVVRDLFNEDFSELVVDGHRPWNTVHAYVNSVAPDLADRLVRYERREHDCQDAFEHYRIDEQIQKALSRTVWLPSGGTLIIERTEAMTVIDVNTGKFTGSGGSLEETVTRNNLEAAEEIVRQMRLRDIGGMIIVDFIDMILPENQELVLRRLKEALGRDRTRHQVSEVTSLGLVQMTRKRLGTGLLETFSTPCECCEGRGLILTEDPVDESAERVTTPRGRANDTDNDKPAREGSGAIALDEDALDRLAASVISGADEEDTGTDSDDAHATSSPSSKGKRRGRRGGGRGRGRADASPERSDSSVQDTADKEPEKSFEQAVEEFESSPRRKRRTRGNSRSDYRPNPDDFWGASQTQEKEPEQPEPVKEPAKAEPTKPEQPVRKAGTTRGRRRAVRRSTSSAAGSATESAKPAAEARGEGVDKPKPVKKATGGRGRRRAVRRSSQ; encoded by the coding sequence GTGGCCACAGATGACAATTCCACACTCTCAGACACGCAACGCAAGGCGGCCGAGTTCGACCGCAGCCAGCTCAGCGACAAGACCCGGGTGTTCCAGCTCGCCAAGTTGCTGGGCGTGCCGTCGAAGGAGGTCATTGTCGCGCTGACCGAGATGGGATTGGTCAAGGTCGCGCAATCATCGCTGTCTCGCGCGGAGAGCGAGAAGCTTCTCGACGCCCTCAGCGAGCCCGCCCCGGCCCACCTGGACGCCGCCTCCGACGACGCCGCGGCCGAGGCCGATGAAAAGATCCGCAAGCGCGTGCGCAAGGATGTGGAAAATGAGATCCGCCAGATCGAGGAGAAGGTGGACAAGGAGCTCGTGGCGACGGAGAGCGAAGAGCCCACAGACAGCGACGCTCTGCTGGACCCCGAGGACATCGAGGGCAGCGACGAGTTGTTGACCGATGTTGAACCCGAGGTCACGCCCGCGCCCGAGTCGACGGAGGCTCCGGCGTACGTGCCCATCTTCAAGGCGCCCTCGCGTGCGGAGAGGCGCCGGGCGAAGAGGGCGTCGACAAGCGATGAGGGCGAGACCGTCAGCGCCGCGGCCGAGGATCGCGACGAGGACTCCCAGGTCGAAGTCATCGACGAGCCGAAGGCAATCCGCGGCTCCTCACGCCTGGAGGCGCAGCGCCGCCGCCGCACCGAGAAACGCGAAGAGGAGCGCAAGCGCTCGAAGATCGTCTCGCAGGCCGAGTTCCTCGCGCGGCGCGAGTCGGTCGAGCGCACCATGGTGGTGCGCGAGCGCGCGCGACGCAGCGGACACGGAACCATCACCCAGGTCGGCGTGCTCGAAGACGGCGTGCTGGCGGAGCACTTTGTCACCTCCGATCAGAATGCCTCGATGATTGGCAACATCTACCTCGGCCGCGTGCAAAACGTGCTCCCGAGCATGGAGGCGGCCTTCATCGACATCGGCCAGGGCCGCAACGGCGTGCTCTACGCCGGCGAGGTCGACTGGAAGGCAGCAGGGCTGGGCGGGCGCTCGCGCCGCATCGAGCAGGCACTGAAGTCCGGCGACCAGGTCGTCGTGCAGGTGAGCAAGGACCCGGTCGGGCACAAGGGTGCGCGCCTGACCACGCAGATTTCCCTGGCCGGGCGCTACCTCGTCTACGTGCCCGGCGGGCGCAGCGCCGGGATCTCGCGCAAGCTGCCCGCGCCCGAGCGCAAGCGGCTGAAGGAGATCCTGGCCAAGGTCGTGCCCGGGAAGGGTGGGGCGATCATCCGCACCGCCGCCGAGGGCGTGCCCGAGGAGGCCATCGCCGCCGATGTGACGCGGCTGCACAACCAGTGGGAGACGATCCAGGAGCAGGCGCAGCGCGAAAAGTCCTCCAAGGGCGCTAAGCCCGTTACCCTCTACGAGGAGCCGAACCTGCTGGTCAAGGTCGTGCGCGACCTGTTTAACGAGGACTTCTCCGAGCTAGTTGTCGACGGCCACAGGCCCTGGAACACCGTCCACGCCTACGTCAACTCCGTCGCTCCCGACCTCGCCGACCGCCTCGTGCGCTACGAGCGCCGCGAGCACGATTGCCAGGACGCGTTCGAGCACTACCGCATCGACGAGCAGATCCAGAAGGCCTTGTCGCGCACGGTGTGGCTGCCCTCGGGCGGCACCTTGATCATCGAGCGCACCGAGGCGATGACCGTCATCGACGTCAACACCGGCAAGTTCACCGGCTCCGGCGGGTCGCTCGAAGAAACCGTCACGCGCAACAACCTCGAAGCCGCCGAGGAGATCGTGCGTCAGATGCGGCTGCGCGACATCGGCGGCATGATCATCGTCGACTTCATTGACATGATCCTGCCCGAAAACCAGGAGCTGGTCCTGCGTCGCCTCAAGGAGGCGCTGGGCCGCGATCGCACCCGCCACCAGGTCTCCGAGGTCACCTCGCTGGGGCTCGTGCAGATGACCCGCAAGCGACTCGGCACCGGCTTGCTGGAAACCTTCTCCACGCCGTGTGAGTGCTGCGAGGGCCGCGGCCTCATCCTCACCGAGGACCCCGTCGATGAATCCGCAGAGCGCGTGACGACGCCCCGCGGACGCGCCAACGACACGGACAACGACAAGCCCGCCCGCGAGGGCTCGGGTGCGATCGCACTCGACGAAGACGCGCTCGACCGGTTGGCCGCATCGGTGATCTCCGGGGCGGATGAGGAAGATACTGGTACTGATTCCGACGACGCTCACGCAACCTCCTCGCCGAGCTCGAAAGGCAAGCGCCGCGGCCGACGCGGCGGAGGCCGCGGGCGCGGCCGGGCCGACGCTTCCCCCGAGCGCAGTGATTCCTCGGTTCAGGACACAGCAGACAAGGAGCCCGAAAAGTCCTTCGAGCAAGCTGTCGAGGAGTTCGAGAGCTCCCCGCGCCGCAAGCGCCGCACGCGCGGCAACTCGCGCTCGGACTACCGGCCGAACCCGGACGACTTCTGGGGAGCTTCGCAGACCCAGGAGAAGGAGCCGGAGCAGCCGGAGCCTGTGAAGGAACCCGCCAAGGCAGAGCCCACCAAGCCCGAGCAGCCGGTGCGCAAGGCTGGTACCACGCGTGGGCGCCGCCGCGCGGTGCGCCGCAGCACATCCAGCGCCGCGGGCTCTGCCACCGAGAGCGCGAAGCCGGCAGCGGAGGCGCGTGGTGAGGGCGTCGATAAGCCAAAGCCCGTTAAGAAGGCAACGGGCGGGCGTGGCCGACGCCGAGCCGTGCGACGCAGCTCGCAGTAA